One window of Dyadobacter sandarakinus genomic DNA carries:
- a CDS encoding sugar transferase, translated as MKNHYPGLLPKAHLWTDVIVLNLSFFTAYIFRFDSFSGLLENQYINLLLVANLVWIFTIHMFKTYFFTRLSYHFNNQLGQFLKAVTVHCAVMMGYIYLSKQGEEYSRYQFLMTYMLFVVMSTVSRAAAVFFLKVYRQAGYNYNRYVIIGKGDLASLIREFYSNRKELGYRFYGMFEIDGQVNTVSALETMVKEKKLDYIYCCLSDMEDSQVQEIIKMGERQRTQIRLVPDFRGFLTNMATIEYHDMYPIIQINTKPFSSFNEQTVKRTFDLVFSVIVMILGAPVFFAVWAAIKISSPGPVFFKQRRCGRWGETFEIYKFRSMRVDADKMGLQHSQGDNDPRITPIGRILRKSRLDELPQFINVIKGEMSVVGPRPLYKYDVDMLMEAAPHDFQRLLTVKPGITSIGQITVGYADTVAKNVERLKYDLMYLKSYSVFDDVLLIFRTVQVMVLGRGQ; from the coding sequence ATGAAAAATCATTATCCTGGCCTTCTGCCAAAAGCCCACCTGTGGACAGATGTAATTGTCCTCAACCTGTCGTTTTTTACCGCATACATCTTTCGGTTTGACAGCTTTTCGGGACTTCTGGAAAATCAGTACATCAACCTGCTCCTCGTAGCAAACCTTGTGTGGATTTTTACAATCCACATGTTCAAGACGTACTTCTTTACAAGACTTTCCTATCACTTCAACAATCAGCTGGGTCAGTTCCTGAAAGCGGTTACAGTGCATTGTGCTGTGATGATGGGTTACATTTACCTTTCGAAGCAGGGTGAAGAGTACTCCCGCTATCAGTTCCTGATGACCTACATGCTTTTTGTAGTCATGAGTACGGTATCGCGGGCGGCAGCGGTTTTCTTTCTGAAAGTTTACCGTCAGGCAGGATACAACTATAACAGGTATGTAATTATCGGAAAAGGTGATCTCGCATCCCTGATCCGTGAATTTTACAGCAACCGCAAGGAACTGGGCTACCGTTTTTACGGCATGTTCGAGATTGACGGTCAAGTGAATACCGTGAGTGCGCTGGAAACCATGGTGAAAGAAAAGAAGCTTGACTATATCTACTGCTGCCTGTCCGACATGGAGGATTCGCAGGTACAGGAAATTATCAAAATGGGTGAGCGCCAGCGTACACAGATCCGCCTGGTTCCTGACTTCCGCGGGTTTCTGACCAACATGGCTACCATTGAGTACCATGACATGTACCCGATTATCCAGATCAACACCAAACCGTTTTCAAGTTTCAACGAGCAAACTGTTAAACGTACCTTTGACCTTGTTTTCTCAGTGATTGTGATGATCCTCGGAGCTCCTGTTTTCTTTGCAGTGTGGGCAGCCATCAAGATTTCTTCTCCCGGGCCCGTATTCTTTAAACAAAGACGCTGCGGAAGATGGGGTGAAACTTTTGAGATCTACAAATTCCGCAGTATGCGTGTAGATGCTGATAAAATGGGATTGCAACACTCACAGGGCGATAATGATCCGCGTATCACACCTATCGGTAGAATTCTCCGTAAGTCACGTCTGGATGAGTTGCCGCAATTTATTAATGTGATCAAAGGTGAAATGTCGGTAGTAGGTCCTCGTCCGCTCTATAAATATGATGTGGATATGCTGATGGAAGCTGCTCCCCACGATTTCCAACGTTTGCTGACTGTAAAACCTGGTATTACATCCATCGGTCAGATTACCGTAGGCTATGCTGATACAGTTGCCAAAAACGTAGAAAGACTTAAATACGACCTGATGTACCTGAAAAGTTACAGTGTGTTTGATGACGTGCTGCTGATTTTCCGTACAGTCCAGGTAATGGTACTTGGAAGAGGACAATAA
- a CDS encoding polysaccharide pyruvyl transferase family protein, producing MTQKTNPTVMIVSGWQDVNIGDIAHTPGLIGLIKKRLPDVKIILWKRNPSAMVEDMLARHYPDVRVIHGGVQDNIPQSESVREAFNEADFFIHGSGPSVVAANYLEAWAAKTDKPFGLFGVTTEHITPKLKEVLSKASFIFTRETASIKVLNDNGIKGDYIRFAPDATFALEIHDDKKANQFIKDNSLESKKFICVIPRLRLTPYYKLRSNNAGWSEERIRETDAVNNKYKEEDHAKLREAMITWVRATKNKVVVCPEMIYQVDIIDELLVNPLPEDVKPYIVKHGYWLPDEAASLYKEAHTILSLECHSPIIAIANGTPAFYLRQPEDTIKGQMYYDLGLKDWTFEIMDSTGKQISDRLMAVHGNYAAAQRTVSQTLSKVESQYDGSFRTMVARVQEFKPDSALV from the coding sequence ATGACACAGAAGACCAACCCTACGGTGATGATCGTTTCGGGCTGGCAGGATGTAAACATTGGCGATATCGCCCACACACCCGGATTGATCGGGCTAATCAAAAAAAGACTCCCGGATGTAAAAATTATACTTTGGAAAAGGAATCCCAGTGCGATGGTGGAAGATATGCTTGCCCGCCATTATCCCGACGTAAGGGTTATACATGGAGGTGTACAGGATAACATTCCGCAAAGTGAAAGCGTAAGGGAAGCATTCAACGAAGCCGACTTCTTCATTCACGGATCAGGTCCGTCGGTAGTGGCGGCTAACTACCTGGAAGCCTGGGCTGCCAAAACAGATAAGCCTTTCGGTTTATTCGGGGTGACCACGGAGCACATTACGCCTAAGCTGAAAGAAGTACTCAGCAAGGCATCCTTCATTTTTACAAGAGAAACAGCTTCCATTAAAGTACTGAATGACAATGGAATCAAGGGTGATTACATTCGTTTCGCCCCTGACGCAACATTTGCCCTTGAAATTCACGACGATAAAAAAGCAAATCAGTTTATCAAAGACAATAGCCTGGAATCAAAGAAGTTTATCTGCGTCATTCCACGTCTGCGTCTTACTCCTTATTACAAGCTGCGTTCCAACAATGCAGGATGGAGCGAGGAAAGGATCCGGGAAACGGATGCAGTGAACAACAAGTACAAAGAGGAGGATCATGCCAAGCTGCGCGAAGCGATGATCACCTGGGTACGGGCCACAAAAAACAAAGTTGTAGTTTGCCCCGAAATGATCTACCAGGTGGATATCATCGACGAGTTGCTGGTGAACCCGCTTCCTGAAGATGTTAAACCCTACATTGTAAAGCATGGCTACTGGCTCCCGGACGAAGCTGCATCCTTATATAAAGAAGCGCATACGATCCTGAGTCTGGAATGCCACTCCCCTATTATTGCGATTGCAAACGGCACACCGGCATTTTACCTGCGCCAACCGGAAGATACCATCAAAGGACAAATGTATTATGACCTTGGCTTGAAGGACTGGACATTTGAAATTATGGATTCTACGGGAAAGCAGATCTCCGACAGGCTGATGGCAGTCCACGGAAATTATGCAGCTGCACAGCGCACGGTTTCCCAGACATTGTCCAAAGTAGAAAGTCAGTACGACGGTTCATTCCGGACTATGGTAGCCCGCGTCCAGGAATTTAAGCCGGACTCCGCATTGGTGTAA
- a CDS encoding LytR/AlgR family response regulator transcription factor: MIDVLIIESNVELAIKLQQTIEKTGEFAVSKLLHSVADARDWLNIGPSPQLIFCDIVLPDGLGFDIFRNTNLSVPVIFCTSDHAYAIRAFENNGIDYLLKPFDHARVQKSLKKFLQLKELFGEETMPEKKKGKKNVSYKSSLLVYFQDKIIPINLEKLDFIYYNNYQVNVHTQNAQYETRDTLNNIIAALNPRDFYRANRQFIIHRKMVTSIQQYFGRKLLVGTSSPTPEPIIISKANASEFLRWVEGANLGTGVLDM, from the coding sequence ATGATTGATGTTCTGATAATTGAAAGCAATGTTGAGCTTGCAATAAAGTTGCAGCAAACGATTGAAAAAACGGGCGAATTCGCCGTCAGCAAGCTTTTGCACTCCGTGGCCGATGCCCGCGACTGGCTCAATATCGGGCCCTCGCCCCAGCTGATCTTTTGTGATATCGTGCTGCCCGATGGACTGGGGTTTGACATTTTCCGAAATACGAATCTATCCGTGCCGGTTATTTTCTGTACTTCGGACCACGCCTATGCGATCAGGGCATTTGAAAATAACGGGATTGATTACCTGCTGAAACCTTTCGATCATGCGAGGGTACAGAAGAGCCTCAAAAAGTTTTTACAACTGAAAGAGCTTTTCGGAGAAGAGACAATGCCTGAAAAAAAGAAGGGTAAGAAGAACGTCTCATACAAAAGTTCACTGCTTGTTTACTTCCAGGACAAGATTATCCCCATCAACCTCGAAAAGCTTGACTTCATTTATTACAATAATTACCAGGTCAACGTACATACACAAAATGCGCAGTACGAAACCCGTGATACCCTCAATAATATTATTGCCGCATTGAACCCCCGGGATTTTTACCGCGCCAACCGGCAGTTCATCATCCACCGCAAAATGGTAACCAGTATTCAGCAATACTTCGGCCGGAAATTGCTGGTAGGAACATCATCACCCACCCCTGAGCCCATTATTATCAGCAAGGCCAATGCAAGCGAATTTCTGCGTTGGGTTGAAGGAGCAAACCTGGGTACAGGCGTTCTGGACATGTAA
- a CDS encoding OmpL47-type beta-barrel domain-containing protein has product MLAGVGTPVKRGGMVADSCLPVSPLACSALRVSLPFSLSFDNAVLNSVHDKNGSGTGFTTVNSSSGSRAAEDGQPSVPGLPGYEPSKIALTSGRLQIVANKGIDYLANNNQINVLGVKVASVKKLVLEVQLINPVNASQAQQGGLWYGLDDRTFVKLGVTGNKVELRKEFNDVSSTVSGTSNPDQRRTETISGLNSKTVTLRMVVDANAQTVEGFYSTDGTNFSSTGALYATSSLGIAGLGLTTGELYAGVFATYRNGTSPVTYTFDNFAIADQSAPEPVSQDVKISFQPQEAATPAGYKADYGNAFTDARGYGWVRAADKVPGDYTGNTRVRTGTADARQLSLIQMQATTDNTAPGAWEYVIPNGTYRVTVSAGDFKYFDSKHQLNVEGLPVVADFASSSATKFRTATAVVQVSDGKLTVDASGGTGTKLNYIDIVPATAVTDGIAPAVSARLEGTQKSAGVYDKTVKVFLSATDAGNSGLKSFQYSVSEGTYVNYTVPFTLETPGNYSLKVKAADANGNETISSPYTFSIYQEPVLAVTNISFQPQGSAIAAGFTPDYGAAFTAERGYGWVSADTKVPGDYTGNTRLRTGSADVKQLGLIQMQATSDNTVPGAWEYAVENGTYTVTVSAGDFKYYDSKHQINVEGLPAVSDFAPTTAARFRTAVATVQVTDGKLTIDATGGTGTKLNYVSFTKSSAVADNTAPVASARFEGSVKSANVYDQQVKVILSATDAGASGLAEFQYSINNGSYVDYRAPFTINAGGDYSLKVRVADANGNETITNAYTFSVYVAPVVSLTKISFLPEGSPVASTYTPDYGNAYESARGYGWVNAATRQPSDYRGNMRLRAGTGDSKLLSLVQMQAPTDNTAPGAWEYAVPNGTYRVTVNAGDFRYFDSKHQINVEGLPAISDFASTSSVKFRSAVATVQVTDGKLTIDPTGGTNTKMNYLTFSPAVQVTDAVAPSISARFAGTFKSDNVYSEQVQVFLSATDEGESGLARLQYAVDGGEYLNYTSPFYINTNGTHNLVVKAADANNNERTAQYTLNVYVQPLAGAYMVVKNLDGFPGDDQATFSRIQIPWRRTSPDTTEYNANHDKVTLRLHSKGVGKLSVSNLRLSNPASWKVASINNDSTLSLPVNITTGAFTDVVIQFIGKDLSSRAKVLHDTLVITSNDSVAATKRIVLHGLFQKEGEGKSEPYAQEIINAFGFTSKVGYNANDNGNSGTSVMPSSHEIAASYFVKADPGKPVKVTQLAAYHGCCNTVESFDYFQKGSSTIVTLFTHDRLDGQSLLPRLRNAKTGVAQGTFDLSGAFGLRMKGMSSDRTQNIDGRIGLRIIKAIDANGNLVPNAYFVNGDYLGIAATNYDFQDNVYFVENVRPESGAAYYSVLESITSSDITFEPALTGTTKSMTVTLKNQGNTYPDNTTDPTISIKSVKLSGPDANQFTLNTLSVSSLVPQGTVNLTVNFKPTSVGPKNAVVLITYNNSALTPLRIPVYGIANTSNTTVQVVKRVKGAADVNVMIGNKLFEADKNYRTGSIKLDKQVTLSGVRATDMDSLYQTYLSAATDLAPTGYNIPMANGTYTLRMHFVENYWSGVGERVFTTSIENQPVLTNLDIFSEVGYRQAIVKDFPVTITDGELNINFAPTVNRVALAGLEIFEAVTNNLRVAALEDAMTVDADTACNVTVYPNPSAGNLIRYTVGNFGKNEKVAVSVLTLMNTVLHTETVMTDEAGKAASAIEPRRRLDRGFYIIRAKSESGVITSKLIIE; this is encoded by the coding sequence TTGCTTGCTGGGGTTGGAACACCCGTAAAAAGAGGCGGTATGGTGGCAGACAGCTGTTTGCCGGTAAGCCCGCTTGCATGTTCGGCGCTCCGGGTGAGCCTGCCTTTTTCCCTGTCATTTGACAATGCAGTTCTCAATTCTGTTCATGACAAAAACGGAAGCGGTACCGGCTTTACGACGGTTAACAGCTCCTCAGGCTCCCGTGCTGCGGAGGACGGGCAGCCGTCGGTACCGGGGTTACCCGGTTATGAACCTTCCAAAATTGCACTGACAAGCGGCCGTCTTCAGATTGTTGCCAATAAAGGGATTGACTACCTGGCAAACAACAATCAGATCAACGTACTGGGTGTAAAAGTAGCAAGTGTAAAAAAGCTGGTGCTGGAAGTACAGCTGATCAATCCCGTGAATGCGTCGCAGGCACAGCAGGGCGGACTTTGGTACGGCCTTGATGACCGGACGTTTGTAAAACTAGGCGTGACCGGTAATAAAGTAGAGTTGCGCAAAGAGTTTAACGATGTGTCGAGCACGGTTTCAGGAACCAGTAATCCTGATCAGCGCCGTACCGAAACCATTAGCGGGCTTAACAGTAAAACGGTAACCCTGAGAATGGTAGTAGATGCCAATGCACAAACGGTTGAAGGTTTTTATTCCACAGACGGTACCAACTTTTCGAGCACCGGCGCATTGTACGCAACGTCGTCGCTCGGCATTGCAGGACTGGGACTTACTACCGGCGAGCTGTATGCAGGCGTATTTGCCACGTACCGCAATGGTACCAGCCCCGTAACCTATACCTTCGACAATTTCGCGATCGCTGATCAATCTGCACCGGAACCGGTGTCACAGGATGTGAAAATCAGTTTTCAGCCACAGGAAGCTGCTACCCCCGCAGGGTACAAGGCCGACTACGGCAATGCATTTACGGATGCGCGCGGCTACGGCTGGGTACGTGCAGCCGACAAGGTGCCCGGAGATTATACGGGAAACACGCGTGTGCGCACCGGCACGGCTGATGCGCGCCAGCTATCGCTGATCCAAATGCAGGCAACTACGGATAACACAGCACCGGGTGCCTGGGAGTACGTTATTCCCAATGGTACTTACCGGGTGACTGTCAGTGCAGGTGATTTTAAATATTTTGACAGTAAGCACCAGCTTAATGTGGAAGGCCTGCCTGTTGTGGCAGATTTCGCATCCAGTTCAGCAACCAAATTCAGGACTGCTACGGCGGTGGTGCAGGTTTCGGACGGTAAACTGACGGTGGATGCCAGCGGAGGTACCGGCACAAAGCTGAACTACATTGATATTGTACCCGCTACGGCCGTAACCGACGGAATTGCACCGGCGGTAAGTGCGCGTTTGGAAGGAACCCAGAAGTCGGCCGGGGTTTATGACAAAACTGTAAAGGTTTTTCTTTCGGCCACAGATGCAGGAAACTCGGGGCTGAAGTCTTTCCAGTATTCGGTTAGTGAAGGTACTTATGTGAACTATACGGTTCCGTTTACACTGGAAACGCCCGGAAATTACAGCCTGAAAGTGAAGGCAGCTGATGCAAATGGAAACGAAACCATATCCAGCCCTTACACATTCAGCATTTACCAGGAGCCCGTACTGGCTGTAACCAACATCAGCTTTCAGCCGCAGGGCTCGGCCATTGCTGCCGGTTTTACACCTGATTATGGCGCTGCTTTCACGGCTGAGCGCGGCTACGGCTGGGTAAGTGCCGATACCAAAGTGCCGGGTGACTATACAGGTAACACCCGGCTCCGGACCGGCAGTGCAGATGTAAAGCAACTTGGTTTGATACAGATGCAGGCTACATCGGACAATACGGTGCCCGGCGCATGGGAATATGCGGTGGAAAATGGGACTTATACTGTGACGGTCAGTGCAGGGGATTTCAAATACTATGACAGCAAACACCAGATCAACGTGGAAGGCCTGCCTGCCGTATCGGACTTTGCGCCGACTACTGCAGCCAGGTTCAGGACCGCAGTGGCAACCGTGCAGGTGACCGACGGCAAGCTGACCATTGATGCCACAGGTGGAACTGGTACCAAGCTTAATTATGTATCTTTTACCAAATCATCAGCAGTTGCCGACAATACGGCTCCGGTAGCCAGCGCACGTTTTGAAGGTTCTGTGAAATCTGCGAATGTGTATGATCAGCAGGTAAAGGTGATCCTGTCGGCTACGGATGCCGGCGCATCGGGATTGGCTGAATTTCAATATTCCATTAATAATGGCAGCTACGTAGATTACCGCGCTCCCTTTACCATCAATGCAGGTGGTGATTACAGCCTGAAAGTGCGGGTGGCTGATGCGAACGGAAATGAGACCATTACCAATGCCTATACATTCAGCGTGTATGTGGCGCCTGTGGTAAGTCTGACCAAAATCAGCTTCCTGCCCGAAGGGTCACCTGTGGCAAGTACGTATACGCCGGATTATGGAAATGCATATGAATCTGCCCGTGGTTACGGCTGGGTAAATGCAGCTACCAGGCAACCAAGTGATTACCGTGGAAATATGCGTTTGCGGGCGGGCACGGGTGATTCCAAGTTGTTGTCTCTTGTACAAATGCAGGCTCCTACCGACAATACAGCACCGGGCGCATGGGAGTATGCAGTACCAAACGGTACTTACAGGGTTACTGTGAATGCCGGTGACTTCCGCTACTTTGACAGCAAGCACCAGATCAACGTGGAAGGCCTGCCTGCTATCTCCGATTTTGCATCCACCTCGTCCGTTAAATTCCGCTCAGCCGTAGCCACTGTACAGGTAACCGACGGCAAGCTGACCATTGATCCTACCGGCGGTACCAACACCAAAATGAATTACCTGACTTTCAGTCCGGCGGTACAGGTGACGGATGCAGTAGCACCTTCAATCAGTGCACGATTTGCGGGAACATTCAAGTCCGACAATGTATACAGCGAGCAGGTGCAGGTTTTCCTCAGTGCGACGGATGAAGGCGAATCGGGCCTTGCGCGGCTGCAATATGCAGTGGATGGAGGCGAGTACCTCAATTATACCTCACCATTTTACATAAATACAAACGGCACGCACAACCTGGTGGTGAAAGCGGCTGATGCCAATAACAATGAAAGAACTGCGCAATACACGCTCAATGTATATGTGCAGCCTCTGGCAGGAGCCTATATGGTGGTAAAAAACCTCGACGGATTCCCGGGCGATGATCAGGCAACCTTTTCACGCATCCAGATCCCATGGCGGAGAACCTCTCCTGATACCACGGAGTACAATGCCAACCACGACAAGGTAACCCTCCGGCTGCATAGCAAGGGAGTTGGAAAGTTGTCGGTAAGTAACCTGCGGCTGTCAAATCCTGCATCCTGGAAAGTAGCCTCCATCAATAACGACAGCACATTGTCGCTGCCGGTAAATATTACCACAGGAGCATTTACGGACGTTGTGATTCAGTTTATTGGTAAAGATTTGTCTTCGAGGGCCAAGGTACTGCATGATACACTGGTGATTACGAGCAACGACAGCGTAGCTGCGACGAAGCGCATTGTTCTGCACGGATTGTTCCAGAAAGAAGGCGAAGGAAAGAGCGAGCCCTACGCGCAGGAAATTATCAATGCGTTTGGGTTTACATCCAAGGTCGGGTACAATGCGAATGACAATGGTAACAGTGGTACATCCGTCATGCCGAGCTCCCATGAAATTGCGGCTTCGTATTTTGTAAAAGCAGATCCGGGTAAGCCTGTGAAAGTTACGCAGCTGGCTGCCTACCATGGCTGCTGCAATACGGTGGAGTCTTTCGATTACTTTCAGAAAGGTTCGTCAACGATTGTAACGCTTTTCACCCACGACAGGCTCGACGGACAGTCGCTGCTGCCAAGACTCAGAAATGCAAAAACCGGTGTTGCGCAGGGTACTTTTGATCTTTCAGGAGCATTTGGACTGAGAATGAAAGGAATGTCTTCGGACAGGACCCAGAATATTGACGGGCGGATCGGTCTGCGAATTATCAAGGCGATTGATGCAAATGGTAATCTTGTACCGAATGCCTATTTTGTAAATGGTGATTACCTCGGGATTGCTGCCACCAATTATGACTTTCAGGATAATGTTTACTTTGTTGAAAACGTCAGGCCGGAGTCGGGAGCAGCTTACTACTCGGTGCTTGAAAGCATTACTTCTTCGGACATCACATTTGAGCCGGCACTTACCGGTACGACCAAATCTATGACGGTAACGCTCAAAAATCAGGGTAATACCTATCCTGATAACACCACGGATCCTACCATTTCCATCAAGAGCGTGAAGTTGTCCGGACCGGATGCAAATCAGTTTACATTGAATACCTTGTCGGTGAGTTCATTGGTGCCGCAGGGTACGGTAAATCTTACCGTAAACTTCAAACCAACTTCCGTAGGTCCGAAAAATGCTGTTGTACTGATCACCTATAATAATTCAGCACTCACACCGCTCCGGATTCCGGTTTATGGCATTGCAAATACCAGCAACACTACGGTTCAGGTTGTGAAGCGCGTAAAGGGTGCCGCGGATGTAAATGTCATGATCGGCAACAAGCTGTTTGAAGCAGACAAGAACTACCGCACGGGGTCTATCAAGCTTGACAAGCAGGTAACACTATCAGGCGTGCGGGCGACGGATATGGACTCTTTGTATCAGACTTATCTTTCGGCAGCAACCGACCTGGCACCGACTGGCTATAATATACCGATGGCTAATGGTACTTATACCCTCCGGATGCATTTTGTAGAAAACTATTGGTCGGGCGTAGGTGAGCGCGTGTTTACAACCAGTATCGAAAACCAGCCTGTACTGACCAACCTCGATATTTTCAGTGAAGTAGGCTACCGCCAGGCGATTGTCAAAGATTTTCCGGTAACGATCACCGACGGCGAGCTGAACATCAACTTTGCACCGACGGTAAACCGGGTGGCGCTGGCAGGTCTGGAAATTTTTGAAGCGGTGACCAACAACCTGCGGGTAGCAGCTTTGGAAGATGCTATGACGGTTGATGCAGACACGGCCTGCAATGTAACCGTGTACCCGAATCCAAGTGCAGGTAACCTGATCCGGTACACCGTAGGAAATTTTGGTAAAAATGAAAAGGTAGCAGTTTCTGTACTTACTTTGATGAATACCGTGTTGCATACCGAAACGGTGATGACCGACGAGGCAGGAAAGGCAGCTTCGGCAATTGAGCCACGACGTCGCCTGGACAGAGGATTTTACATCATCAGGGCGAAGTCAGAAAGTGGGGTTATCACGTCCAAGCTGATTATTGAATAA
- a CDS encoding T9SS type A sorting domain-containing protein, producing the protein MTIKRRNFVKLIGLGMATAVSGLSYSATAANPGSYPNALNVHMPVQDGKYIFHVDGKKQIVEIFNGEGTMKVPDHSFTIDYLAEDGKSPLSVYVEHNSSESFLMPGFKAEEVESEVEWSATLLGNPIQNGKIFAQISGPTNVAPVVAIFDINGRPLIKEQVKKTQVVEEFVFDVQRFAKGILIMQIKCEGYTQSLKVLHA; encoded by the coding sequence ATGACTATTAAACGCAGAAACTTCGTAAAATTGATTGGTCTTGGAATGGCCACAGCAGTATCCGGATTGTCTTACTCAGCAACAGCTGCAAATCCAGGATCATATCCTAATGCATTGAATGTACATATGCCGGTTCAAGACGGAAAATACATCTTCCACGTTGACGGCAAAAAACAAATCGTTGAGATCTTCAACGGCGAAGGTACCATGAAAGTACCTGACCACTCTTTCACAATTGACTATCTTGCAGAAGACGGTAAATCCCCTCTATCAGTATATGTTGAGCACAATTCTTCCGAATCTTTCCTGATGCCTGGCTTTAAAGCAGAAGAAGTGGAAAGCGAAGTGGAATGGAGTGCAACGCTACTTGGTAACCCTATCCAGAATGGAAAAATCTTTGCTCAGATCAGCGGCCCGACCAACGTGGCTCCGGTAGTAGCCATCTTCGACATCAACGGCCGTCCCCTTATCAAGGAACAGGTTAAAAAGACCCAGGTTGTTGAAGAGTTTGTATTCGATGTTCAGCGTTTCGCCAAAGGAATCCTGATCATGCAAATCAAATGTGAAGGTTACACTCAATCCCTGAAAGTTCTTCACGCATAG